The genomic DNA TTGCCATCACCACCTTCAAGCTTGTCATTTCCGAGTCCGCCGAGAGCAACATCACTTCCGCCACCCATGTAAGCATCATCGTCACCCTCTCCTCCTATCAATTTTTCGCGGGCATTGTCAGATCCGGCAAATACGTCGTTACCATCACCAAGACTGTAAACTCGCATAGTATTTTCACTTAATTGTCCAGAATGTGCACGAGCCAAGACTAAATCTCTGACATCACTTCCATGAAATCCGCGAACATCGACGCCTAAAATCGCAACCCCTCCAAGAATTGGGGCACTGGCTCTCAACGTGATATCAATATTTTCTCCGCCCGAAAGGATATTGGTCTCTTGAAGTAAATCAATCGCATCACCTGCAATCTCGGATTGTCGACTTAGCTCATTGACAAAAGTCTGATAACTATCCTCAAGTAGCGCATCGGCACGAGCCGAAAATTCCTTAGCGGACATTGTTTCAAAGTTCGCGATTCCGTCTTCCAGAAGCGTAAATGAATTTCGCATAACTTCGTCAAGGGCAACTTTTACACCTAAGACCCGATCAAAGGTCTCATATAGAGGTCGGAAATCATAGCCCAGACGATTGCTGGCATAGTCTACTACATAAGAGATGGCATCCCGAAGATCAAAATTCGGCGAGGCACTAGCCGAAAGGTCAGCCCAACTTACCGTCGCTTCACCCGAATTCAAAGACCATTCAAAACCTAGATTTCCGCTCGAAATTACATCTGTTTTTGTTATCAAATACGCCGGGTCGATTTCGGCTCCATCGCTTATCTCAATCGTATTATATGAATAGTAAGTGGTGCCTACATTTTCATTAGAAAACCCAAATTCTGAATTCGTAACTAATTCACCTACTGGTGTAATTCCTAATAACCGGACGTAGTTATATCCAATAGGTCCAGAATAGTCGCCATTATAGTATGTTGTACTGCTAAATTGCGATTTTACCTGAACGCCGCCCAATGAGGTATATTCTGTCGGAATCGGATTTTCATCATTCCAGTCATATATTGAATACTGAACGTAGTATTTTGTCACAATCAGATCCTTATCAATAATAGCGGTTTAGGAATAACTTACTGATTATACTATTAATATAATAGTATTGACTAAAACCCACACTCACGCAAGGATTCTATCAGAGGTGGCTCGGAAAAACTGAACAGCATGGATAGGTGTATTTTCCGCGCAACGGCAGCATAATGCTGCAAGCTAGGATATGACCATGACCATGACCATGACCATGACCATGACCATGACGAGACGACCGCGCCGTGGCCGTGATGGAAAGCCTTGGGGCCACCATCACATACGACGCAGTTACCATACGCCTGCCAGCAACCAGCAAGCCTAGTCCCAATAACTGTTGACAGCCTGCCTACGCTATCCGTTACAGATAACGGAAAAAGAGGGCGGCAAATGGCAATCATCGCACTGGCGAACTTGAAAGGCGGGGTCGGGAAATCGACCCTAGCCGTCAACGTAGCCGGGGTGTTGGCCCCGAGCGTGGCCGTGATCGACGCCGATCCGCAAGCGACTGCAACCGCATGGGCCGAGGCGGGTAACCTGCCCTTTCCCGTGATCGAAAGCCCGCTGACAGGCGACAATGTGAAAGCGTGGATTGCCGCCGCTCTGGCAGAGGCCGAAGGGCGCAAGTTTCTTGTGATCGACTTGCCGCCGATGCTGGGGGACGCAACAGCCGCTGCGCTGGCAATCTGTGACTTGGCCGTGGTGCCTGTCAGCCCATCCGGGGCCGATCTAAGGGCCACGAACCGCGCGGTTGACCTGATAGGCCAAGCCCGCGCCCAGCGCGGCACAGGCAAGCCCTACGCTCTGCTGGTGCCGTCCAAAGTAGACCGTCGCACCGCCGCAGGGGCCGAGATTGAGGCGATCTTGCACGACTACGGCGAACCCGTTGGCCCCGGCATATCACAGCGCATCGCCCATGCAGACGCCTTTAGCGCGGGGCAATGGATTGGCGACTACGCCAAGGGCAGCGCTGGTCATGCCGAGATTAAGGCGCTGGCAAGTGTCATCAAACGACTGGCAGGGAAGATCTGATAATGAACTATCAATTAATCACCACCCAAAATGCAAACGAACTTGTGGAAATGGTCGAAGGATATCTTGACGCCGGATGGAAATTGCAGGGGGGGCATTTCAACTTTACATTCCCCCGGGGGCATTTCTCCTGCGGACAACACAATCACTTATTCTCAAGCGCTAGTTAAGGAATCTGACTGATGGTAAAGCGACCATCACTTTCGGGAAACGTGGCAAAGCCCACAGACCACACCGCCGCCGCGACAGAGGCCGCAAAGGTGGCCGGGGCGCTAACCCGCAAAGCCGCCCCAGCTGCCCCCCTGGACGATGGCAGCGACATGGAAACCGTCAGCTACTTTCTGCCCTTGGAACTGGTCGAACTGTGCCGCGATCTGGCAGAGGCGCGGGTGAAGCGTGACCGGGTGGAACGCCGGGAAATTGTCAAAAGGCGCAAGGCCGCATTGAAGGCGGGGCAGGCCGTTCCAGCCGAACCACCAGCACCTGCCCGCCGATCTGCCAGCGCGGTTATCAGGGAAGCCCTAGAGGCGCACCGGGCCGCGATCGAGGCCGAGATTGAGGATCTGAAATAATGGAAGGCGCTGCCCTAAATCTCATCTCTTACGCGGGGCTTGCAGCGCCCGCTGCGTTAATCGGCTGGCTACTAGCGCGAAAGGCGGAAAAGCCTTGGCTCGTTTTTGCTTTAGTGTTTTGCGCGATGCTGGCGATCATGGCCTATGGGGCTAACCTCTAAGGCCGCGATCACCGCAACATGCGCCGGGTTGGCATAGACGATGCGCGGAAAGATCACTTGTCCCTTGCAGCCGCAGGACCGGCAACGCGCACCGGCCACGATCTGCGCAAAGGTCGATTGCCCGCGTCCCTGATTCAACAGGTGATCTACAGACAGCATC from Loktanella sp. M215 includes the following:
- a CDS encoding calcium-binding protein, whose protein sequence is MTKYYVQYSIYDWNDENPIPTEYTSLGGVQVKSQFSSTTYYNGDYSGPIGYNYVRLLGITPVGELVTNSEFGFSNENVGTTYYSYNTIEISDGAEIDPAYLITKTDVISSGNLGFEWSLNSGEATVSWADLSASASPNFDLRDAISYVVDYASNRLGYDFRPLYETFDRVLGVKVALDEVMRNSFTLLEDGIANFETMSAKEFSARADALLEDSYQTFVNELSRQSEIAGDAIDLLQETNILSGGENIDITLRASAPILGGVAILGVDVRGFHGSDVRDLVLARAHSGQLSENTMRVYSLGDGNDVFAGSDNAREKLIGGEGDDDAYMGGGSDVALGGLGNDKLEGGDGNDVLRGGSGRDTLLGGGGRDLILGGSGNDRLEGSQGKDVLKGGGGRDNLLGGGGRDNLLGGGGNDKLNGGPNKDILTGGGGADDFIFNDGHTTKSNFDIIKDFSGNDDLDLRQMDANTNTSRNDAFSFNGQVAAPHSVWYYNSGDSLIILGDSDGDGIADFKLRLLHVHELGVDNFLL
- a CDS encoding ParA family protein, which encodes MAIIALANLKGGVGKSTLAVNVAGVLAPSVAVIDADPQATATAWAEAGNLPFPVIESPLTGDNVKAWIAAALAEAEGRKFLVIDLPPMLGDATAAALAICDLAVVPVSPSGADLRATNRAVDLIGQARAQRGTGKPYALLVPSKVDRRTAAGAEIEAILHDYGEPVGPGISQRIAHADAFSAGQWIGDYAKGSAGHAEIKALASVIKRLAGKI